The following are encoded in a window of Paenibacillus polymyxa genomic DNA:
- a CDS encoding ATP synthase subunit I yields the protein MNEMTRMQKMLWIVALGIMALCFLVSAFMPQHRDIAHGIILGTGVSCLNVLYMAYKIRQVASAAAGERKKRVFGIGFGVRLGTSILAVVLAIEFPAYFHEIAVMASLVTGQFLLLIIGIIFALQEK from the coding sequence ATGAATGAGATGACCCGTATGCAAAAAATGTTATGGATCGTAGCGCTTGGTATTATGGCTCTGTGTTTCCTGGTCTCCGCCTTCATGCCCCAACATCGTGACATTGCTCACGGAATCATTCTGGGAACGGGAGTAAGCTGTCTAAATGTGCTGTATATGGCCTACAAAATTCGACAGGTTGCGAGTGCGGCCGCCGGTGAAAGAAAGAAGAGAGTGTTTGGTATTGGCTTTGGCGTTCGATTAGGGACCTCAATTTTGGCAGTGGTGCTGGCGATAGAATTTCCGGCCTATTTCCATGAGATCGCTGTAATGGCAAGCCTGGTGACTGGGCAATTTCTTCTGTTAATTATAGGCATCATATTCGCGCTTCAGGAAAAATGA
- the atpE gene encoding F0F1 ATP synthase subunit C, which translates to MGVWAYIAAAIAVGLGALGAGIGNGLIVSKTVEGIARQPEAKATLQTVMFIGVGLVEALPIIGVVLAFIFYAGA; encoded by the coding sequence ATGGGAGTTTGGGCATATATCGCAGCTGCAATCGCAGTAGGTTTGGGCGCTTTGGGCGCAGGTATTGGTAACGGTCTGATCGTAAGTAAAACAGTTGAAGGTATCGCTCGTCAGCCTGAAGCAAAAGCAACGTTGCAAACGGTAATGTTTATCGGTGTAGGTCTGGTCGAAGCCCTGCCAATCATCGGGGTCGTTCTGGCATTCATTTTCTACGCAGGTGCTTAA
- a CDS encoding AtpZ/AtpI family protein: protein MVKPSKQNNNRNNTGNAFKAIGLVSAIGIDLAICTLGGFYAGKWLDAKLGGSGIWIGVSVLAGLVVGALSIALVIGKVLRDNHE, encoded by the coding sequence GTGGTCAAACCTTCCAAGCAAAACAACAACCGAAATAACACCGGAAATGCCTTTAAGGCTATAGGACTGGTGAGCGCGATCGGCATTGATTTGGCGATATGCACACTGGGTGGTTTCTATGCAGGAAAATGGCTTGATGCCAAACTTGGTGGCTCCGGAATTTGGATTGGCGTAAGCGTTCTCGCAGGCTTGGTTGTAGGCGCATTAAGTATTGCCCTTGTGATCGGAAAGGTACTGAGGGATAACCATGAATGA
- the atpF gene encoding F0F1 ATP synthase subunit B, translating into MSFNWTSIVFTIIAFLILYWLLTRYAFGPLFSVMEKRRQLVLQQMNEAAQTREQAAAYVEEQKQALQQARKEAYDIIEQSKQTGNKQAEQIIVQAKDEAVRLKDEAVREITSERNKAVAELRSEVGKASVQIASKLIQKEIKEDQVQGELVDQYLKEVGGKA; encoded by the coding sequence TTGAGTTTTAATTGGACAAGTATCGTTTTCACTATCATTGCATTTTTGATCTTGTACTGGTTACTGACGCGTTATGCATTCGGCCCTCTCTTTTCCGTTATGGAGAAGCGCCGTCAGCTTGTATTGCAGCAAATGAATGAAGCGGCACAGACGCGTGAACAGGCTGCTGCTTATGTTGAGGAGCAAAAGCAGGCTCTCCAGCAGGCACGTAAGGAAGCGTACGACATTATTGAGCAGTCAAAACAAACAGGTAACAAGCAAGCGGAGCAAATTATTGTTCAGGCTAAAGACGAAGCTGTCCGCCTGAAAGACGAAGCTGTTCGTGAAATCACAAGCGAGCGTAATAAGGCGGTTGCCGAACTGCGCAGCGAAGTGGGTAAAGCTTCGGTACAAATTGCTTCCAAACTGATTCAAAAGGAAATCAAGGAAGACCAAGTCCAAGGAGAGCTTGTCGACCAATACCTTAAAGAGGTAGGAGGCAAAGCATGA
- a CDS encoding carbohydrate ABC transporter permease gives MGKTSNYRLGTWVAEIMLIVIGLIFLVPFYFLLVNSVKSFGDILAHSASWPTTFRFENYANAWNKINFPTALGNSLIVTIVSNALLLLISSMAAYQMVRHDTRFNRFLFGLLVAAMVVPFQSIMLPLMEVSNVLSLNNSIPGLILCYLGFGAPLSVFLFHGFIKTVPIEIEQAARVDGSSRYGVFFRIVCPLLLPMFVTVLILNTLWIWNDYLLPSLILNDPELRTIPIATYMLFGQYTKQWDLALPALVLGITPIVVFFLVMQKYIVSGIAAGAVKG, from the coding sequence ATGGGAAAAACGTCAAACTATCGTTTGGGCACGTGGGTTGCTGAAATAATGCTAATTGTGATCGGGTTAATCTTTCTGGTTCCGTTTTATTTTTTGCTCGTAAACTCCGTTAAATCCTTTGGCGACATTTTGGCCCATTCCGCTTCGTGGCCGACAACCTTCCGTTTTGAAAACTATGCTAACGCCTGGAATAAAATAAACTTTCCCACAGCACTGGGGAATTCACTGATTGTCACGATCGTCAGTAATGCGCTTTTGCTACTAATCAGCTCGATGGCCGCTTACCAGATGGTTCGGCATGACACTCGTTTTAACCGGTTCCTGTTCGGTTTGCTTGTGGCTGCGATGGTAGTTCCCTTTCAATCGATTATGTTGCCGCTTATGGAAGTGTCCAACGTATTGAGCTTGAACAACAGTATACCGGGACTGATCTTATGTTATCTGGGTTTTGGAGCGCCTTTATCCGTTTTTCTTTTTCATGGCTTTATTAAAACGGTACCTATTGAGATCGAGCAGGCGGCAAGGGTGGACGGTTCATCCCGGTACGGGGTGTTCTTTCGCATCGTTTGTCCGCTGCTGTTGCCTATGTTCGTAACCGTGCTTATCTTGAATACCTTATGGATCTGGAATGACTATCTGTTGCCTTCGCTCATTTTGAATGATCCTGAGCTGCGTACCATTCCGATTGCAACCTATATGTTGTTTGGTCAGTACACCAAGCAATGGGACTTGGCGCTGCCAGCACTGGTGTTGGGGATCACGCCAATTGTTGTGTTTTTTCTGGTGATGCAAAAATACATCGTTTCTGGCATTGCAGCCGGCGCGGTCAAAGGCTGA
- the atpG gene encoding ATP synthase F1 subunit gamma, giving the protein MAKGMREIKRQIKSVQSTKQITKAMEMVAASKLRKAQEKAESARPYSEKLKEVVSSIASGANNIKHPMLETRPVKKTAYLIITSDRGLAGGYNANILRQVTQTIAERHRSQDEFVIFIIGRKGRDYFRRREFPIAESVTDLSDTPAFADIKTIASKAVQGFELKEFDELYLCYNRFVNALTQIPTVDRLLPMATPDSATASSSSSINYEYEPSPEGVLEVLLPRYAETLIYGALLDGKASELGAKMTAMGSATKNASKLIGELSLTYNRARQAAITQEITEIVAGASAQS; this is encoded by the coding sequence ATGGCAAAAGGTATGCGCGAGATTAAACGTCAGATTAAAAGTGTGCAGAGTACGAAACAGATCACGAAAGCGATGGAAATGGTCGCTGCATCCAAGCTGAGAAAAGCTCAGGAGAAAGCGGAGTCGGCTCGTCCTTACTCGGAAAAGCTTAAGGAAGTTGTGAGTAGCATTGCTTCTGGAGCGAATAACATCAAGCATCCAATGCTGGAAACGCGTCCGGTTAAAAAGACTGCTTATCTCATCATTACATCTGATCGTGGTCTGGCTGGTGGTTATAACGCCAATATTTTGCGACAGGTTACGCAGACGATTGCTGAACGTCACCGTTCACAGGATGAATTTGTGATTTTCATCATTGGGCGAAAAGGACGGGATTATTTCAGACGTCGTGAATTTCCTATCGCTGAATCGGTAACAGATCTGTCAGATACACCTGCTTTTGCAGATATCAAAACAATTGCAAGCAAGGCTGTACAAGGCTTTGAACTTAAAGAATTTGATGAGCTTTATCTATGCTATAACCGCTTTGTCAACGCATTGACTCAAATTCCAACAGTTGACCGTCTGTTACCAATGGCAACACCGGATTCAGCTACAGCTTCATCCTCATCCTCAATTAACTATGAGTATGAGCCTTCACCAGAAGGAGTGCTGGAAGTATTGCTGCCGCGTTACGCGGAAACGCTCATTTACGGCGCTTTGCTGGATGGTAAAGCTAGTGAACTGGGAGCGAAGATGACGGCGATGGGATCTGCTACGAAGAATGCTTCCAAGTTAATTGGTGAGCTTTCCTTGACCTATAACCGTGCTCGTCAAGCGGCTATTACCCAGGAAATTACGGAAATCGTTGCAGGGGCAAGCGCTCAGTCTTAA
- the atpB gene encoding F0F1 ATP synthase subunit A: MLHESPIIQLGGFNIDLSVIIMLIVTCAIVFGLAFAATRNLSVDNPSKLQNFMEWVVEFVQGLITSTMDLKKGKPFLSLGMTLIMFIFVGNMLGLPFGIVTEFDNVQSAQVFGHEIIPVKEALEQAQASHPGEAAHVGISWWKSPTADAGVSIGLALMIFVLVHFLGIFRNTKAYFKHYVQPFPFFLPINLIEQFSKLLTHGMRLFGNIFAGEVLISVLLKMTALGVGGMVASVLGLVVWQGFSIFVGSIQAFVFTILTFVYISQSIDTHEEEH, encoded by the coding sequence ATGTTGCATGAATCACCGATTATCCAATTGGGCGGGTTTAACATTGACTTGTCCGTCATTATTATGCTTATTGTGACTTGTGCGATTGTATTTGGACTGGCATTTGCTGCAACGCGCAATTTGTCTGTGGACAATCCAAGCAAGCTGCAAAATTTTATGGAATGGGTCGTAGAATTCGTTCAAGGACTGATTACCAGCACGATGGATTTGAAAAAAGGGAAGCCATTCCTCTCCTTGGGGATGACGCTGATCATGTTCATTTTCGTGGGGAATATGCTGGGCTTACCGTTCGGGATTGTGACCGAATTCGATAATGTGCAAAGTGCCCAAGTATTTGGACATGAAATCATTCCAGTCAAAGAAGCATTAGAACAAGCACAGGCGTCTCACCCGGGCGAAGCTGCCCATGTAGGCATCAGCTGGTGGAAATCACCTACTGCAGATGCAGGGGTATCCATTGGACTGGCTTTGATGATCTTTGTACTGGTTCATTTCCTGGGGATTTTCCGTAATACCAAAGCTTACTTCAAGCATTACGTTCAGCCATTTCCATTCTTTTTGCCAATTAACTTGATTGAGCAGTTCTCAAAACTATTGACACATGGTATGCGTCTATTCGGTAATATTTTTGCCGGCGAAGTTTTGATCAGTGTTCTGCTGAAAATGACAGCACTTGGTGTGGGAGGTATGGTTGCTTCCGTATTGGGACTCGTGGTCTGGCAAGGATTCAGTATTTTTGTCGGCAGTATTCAAGCGTTCGTCTTCACCATTCTGACGTTTGTATACATTTCGCAGTCCATTGACACGCATGAAGAAGAGCATTAG
- the upp gene encoding uracil phosphoribosyltransferase, with protein MAKLVVCDHPLIQHKLTFIRDVRTNTKDFRELVDEVATLMAYEITRDIPLESITVQTPVAETEGKVISGRMLGLIPILRAGLGMLDGVVKLLPAAKVGHVGLFRDPETLQPVEYYTKLPTDVTERELIVIDPMLATGGSAIAAIDVLKKRGCTQIKMMNLIAAPEGVKAVQDAHPDVDIYVAALDERLDDHGYIIPGLGDAGDRLYGTK; from the coding sequence ATGGCGAAACTGGTGGTTTGCGATCACCCTTTGATCCAACACAAGCTTACATTTATCCGCGATGTGCGGACCAACACCAAGGATTTCCGCGAGCTGGTGGATGAAGTAGCAACATTGATGGCTTATGAAATTACACGGGATATCCCGCTGGAAAGCATTACGGTGCAGACACCGGTTGCTGAGACAGAAGGAAAAGTGATTTCAGGACGTATGCTGGGTCTTATTCCGATTCTGCGTGCAGGCTTGGGTATGCTGGATGGCGTAGTAAAGCTGCTGCCTGCAGCAAAGGTAGGCCATGTGGGACTGTTCCGCGATCCTGAGACGCTGCAACCCGTAGAATACTATACGAAGCTGCCTACAGATGTAACTGAGCGCGAATTGATCGTGATTGATCCGATGCTTGCAACGGGTGGCTCGGCCATTGCGGCGATTGATGTATTGAAAAAGAGAGGCTGTACTCAAATTAAAATGATGAATCTGATTGCTGCTCCTGAAGGAGTCAAAGCTGTGCAGGATGCGCATCCTGATGTAGACATCTATGTCGCTGCATTAGACGAGCGTCTGGATGATCATGGATACATCATTCCGGGTCTTGGCGACGCGGGAGACCGCTTGTACGGAACCAAGTAG
- the atpD gene encoding F0F1 ATP synthase subunit beta, whose amino-acid sequence MNKGRVVSIMGPVVDVEFERGQLPEILNAIHIGTVLESGVKIDLTLEASKHLGDNRVRCIAMSSTDGLVRGAEAIDLGAPISVPVGEATLGRVFNVLGTPIDNGADMSETARNPIHRQAPSFDELTTQAEMLETGIKVIDLLAPYAKGGKVGLFGGAGVGKTVTIQELINNIAQEHGGISVFAGVGERTREGNDLYHEMRDSGVINKTAMVFGQMNEPPGARLRVALTGLTMAEYFRDQEGRDVLLFIDNIFRFTQAGSEVSALLGRMPSAVGYQPTLATEMGQLQERITSTKKGSVTSIQAIYVPADDYTDPAPATTFAHLDATTNLERKISEMGIYPAVDPLASSSRILAPDVVGEEHYNVAQGVKQILARYNELQDIIAILGMDELSEEDKMLVARARKIQRFLSQPFHVAEAFNGFPGKYVPVKETVRSFKEILEGKYDHLPEAAFLFVGAIEEAVEKAKTL is encoded by the coding sequence ATGAACAAAGGACGCGTAGTGAGCATCATGGGTCCGGTTGTTGACGTTGAGTTCGAACGTGGACAGCTTCCGGAAATCCTGAATGCCATTCATATTGGGACTGTGCTGGAGAGCGGAGTCAAAATTGACCTGACGCTCGAAGCTTCAAAACATCTAGGTGACAACCGTGTGCGTTGTATTGCCATGTCTTCCACAGATGGTCTGGTTCGTGGAGCTGAAGCCATAGATCTGGGAGCACCTATTTCAGTACCTGTCGGCGAAGCTACTCTTGGACGCGTATTTAACGTACTTGGAACGCCAATTGATAATGGTGCTGATATGAGTGAAACGGCTAGAAATCCGATTCACCGTCAAGCTCCTTCTTTCGATGAGCTGACAACTCAAGCAGAGATGCTCGAAACAGGTATTAAAGTTATCGACTTGCTAGCTCCTTATGCCAAAGGTGGTAAAGTCGGATTGTTTGGTGGTGCTGGTGTAGGTAAAACCGTAACCATTCAAGAATTGATTAACAATATCGCTCAGGAGCATGGTGGTATTTCTGTATTTGCGGGTGTAGGTGAACGCACACGTGAAGGAAATGACTTGTATCATGAAATGAGAGATTCCGGCGTTATCAACAAAACAGCGATGGTGTTCGGACAAATGAACGAGCCTCCGGGTGCACGTTTGCGTGTAGCTCTCACAGGTCTGACGATGGCGGAATACTTCCGTGACCAAGAAGGCCGTGACGTGTTGCTCTTTATTGATAACATTTTCCGCTTTACTCAAGCGGGTTCTGAGGTTTCGGCCTTGTTGGGACGTATGCCTTCAGCAGTAGGTTACCAGCCTACGCTGGCTACTGAGATGGGTCAATTGCAAGAACGGATTACTTCTACTAAAAAAGGTTCTGTTACTTCCATTCAGGCGATCTATGTGCCTGCGGATGACTACACTGACCCGGCTCCTGCTACGACGTTTGCCCATTTGGATGCTACAACGAATCTGGAACGTAAAATTTCCGAAATGGGTATTTACCCGGCGGTTGATCCACTCGCATCAAGCTCCCGTATTTTGGCTCCAGACGTTGTGGGTGAAGAGCATTACAATGTAGCGCAAGGGGTAAAACAAATTTTGGCCCGCTACAATGAGCTTCAGGATATCATTGCGATCCTGGGTATGGACGAGCTGAGTGAAGAAGATAAAATGTTGGTAGCACGTGCACGTAAAATCCAGCGTTTCCTTTCTCAACCTTTCCACGTTGCCGAAGCATTTAACGGCTTCCCAGGTAAATATGTGCCGGTCAAAGAAACTGTACGAAGCTTCAAAGAAATTTTGGAAGGCAAGTATGACCATCTTCCAGAAGCGGCTTTCCTTTTTGTAGGAGCCATCGAAGAAGCAGTTGAAAAAGCTAAAACGTTGTAA
- the atpA gene encoding F0F1 ATP synthase subunit alpha, with protein MSIKPEEISSLIKSQIEQYKNDIEVVEVGTVVEVGDGIARVYGLEKVMAGELVEFDTGVLGLALNVEESNVGVVILGQFSDIREGGQVKRTGQIMQVPVGEALIGRVVNPLGQPVDGKGPIATTEFRPVESQAPGVMARKSVHEPMQTGIKAIDAMVPIGRGQRELIIGDRQTGKTSIAIDAILNQKGNGMKCIYVAIGQKQSTVAQVVETLRRHGALEYTIVVTASASEPSPLLYIAPYSGCAMGEYFMYKGEHVLVVYDDLTKQASAYRELSLLLRRPPGREAYPGDVFYLHSRLLERAAKLNDELGGGSLTALPFIETQASDVSAYIPTNVISITDGQIFLEADLFYAGQRPAINVGISVSRVGGSAQIKAMKKVAGSLRLDLAQYRELQAFSQFGSDLDKSTKARLDRGARMMEILKQGVNQPLAVEQQVVSLYTAVKGFLDDIPVADVKRFEKDFLSFMVSDHQDVLQSIRDTKDLVADNEAALKAAIEKFKKSFATSV; from the coding sequence TTGAGTATCAAACCTGAGGAAATCAGTTCATTGATTAAAAGTCAGATTGAACAATATAAAAATGATATCGAGGTCGTTGAAGTCGGCACTGTTGTTGAAGTCGGCGACGGTATTGCCCGCGTCTACGGACTGGAAAAAGTTATGGCCGGTGAATTGGTTGAATTCGACACTGGCGTATTGGGCTTGGCGCTCAACGTGGAAGAAAGCAATGTCGGTGTTGTTATTTTGGGTCAATTCTCCGACATTCGTGAAGGCGGTCAAGTAAAACGTACAGGTCAGATCATGCAGGTCCCTGTAGGGGAAGCGCTGATCGGACGTGTAGTTAACCCACTGGGACAACCGGTAGACGGTAAAGGACCGATTGCTACAACAGAATTCCGTCCGGTTGAAAGTCAGGCTCCAGGTGTTATGGCCCGTAAATCGGTACATGAGCCTATGCAGACGGGGATTAAAGCTATTGATGCGATGGTTCCGATTGGTCGTGGTCAACGTGAGTTGATCATCGGTGACCGTCAAACAGGTAAAACTTCTATCGCAATCGATGCAATTTTGAACCAAAAAGGCAATGGCATGAAATGTATTTATGTCGCTATTGGTCAAAAACAATCCACGGTAGCTCAAGTTGTTGAAACATTGCGTCGTCACGGTGCGCTGGAATACACGATTGTCGTTACGGCATCTGCTTCCGAACCATCACCATTGCTGTACATTGCTCCTTACTCTGGCTGCGCCATGGGTGAGTATTTCATGTACAAAGGCGAGCATGTCCTTGTTGTTTATGATGACTTGACTAAACAAGCGTCAGCTTACCGGGAATTGTCCCTGTTGCTGCGTCGTCCACCGGGTCGTGAAGCTTATCCGGGTGACGTTTTCTATCTTCACTCTCGCTTGCTGGAACGTGCAGCGAAGCTGAATGATGAGTTGGGCGGCGGATCACTTACCGCATTGCCGTTCATCGAGACACAGGCTTCCGACGTTTCTGCATATATCCCAACTAACGTTATTTCCATCACGGATGGACAGATCTTCCTGGAAGCTGACTTGTTCTATGCAGGGCAACGTCCAGCGATCAACGTAGGTATTTCCGTATCTCGTGTAGGTGGTTCTGCTCAGATTAAAGCGATGAAAAAGGTAGCAGGTTCCCTGCGTCTGGATCTTGCTCAATATCGTGAGCTTCAAGCGTTCTCCCAATTCGGGTCCGACTTGGATAAATCCACAAAAGCCCGTCTGGATCGCGGCGCACGCATGATGGAAATTCTGAAACAGGGCGTTAACCAACCGCTTGCTGTAGAGCAACAAGTAGTGAGCTTGTATACTGCAGTAAAAGGCTTCCTTGATGATATCCCTGTAGCGGATGTAAAACGTTTTGAAAAAGACTTCCTGTCTTTCATGGTGTCTGACCATCAGGACGTGCTTCAATCTATCCGCGACACGAAAGACTTGGTGGCTGATAACGAAGCGGCTTTGAAGGCGGCTATCGAGAAATTCAAAAAATCATTCGCCACGTCGGTTTAA
- the wecB gene encoding non-hydrolyzing UDP-N-acetylglucosamine 2-epimerase, whose amino-acid sequence MSKIKVMTIFGVRPEAIKMAPLILELQRHPEHIESVVCVTAQHRQMLDQVLEVFNIHPDYDLDVMKDRQTLNEISMRVLQGLEPVLREAKPDIVLVHGDTLTTFLASYAAFMQQIEVGHVEAGLRTWNKLSPYPEEMNRQLTGVLSDLHFSPTSLSAGNLRKENKPESRIYVTGNTVTDVFQYTVRQDYEHPVLDWAQGKRLILMTAHRRESQGEPHRQIFNAVKRIADEFEDIAIVYPVHPSPAVKEPAFEILGNHPRIKLIDPLDVVDLHNFYPHTHLILTDSGGLQEEAPSFGVPVLVLRDTTERPEGIEAGTLELVGTSEENVYNRTKALLTDSALYESMSQAANPYGDGQASVRIVNAILHHYGVQTERPEEFHTMFTKGVRPI is encoded by the coding sequence ATGTCCAAAATCAAAGTGATGACAATTTTTGGTGTGCGTCCGGAGGCGATTAAGATGGCTCCTCTTATTTTGGAGCTTCAGCGTCACCCGGAGCATATCGAGTCCGTGGTATGCGTTACGGCTCAACATCGCCAGATGCTTGATCAGGTTCTGGAAGTTTTCAATATTCACCCTGACTATGATCTGGATGTAATGAAGGATCGCCAGACACTAAATGAAATCTCGATGCGGGTACTTCAAGGTCTGGAGCCTGTATTGCGTGAGGCCAAGCCCGATATCGTGTTAGTTCACGGTGATACGCTGACGACTTTCCTGGCCAGCTATGCAGCCTTTATGCAGCAGATTGAAGTAGGGCATGTGGAAGCGGGTTTGCGGACGTGGAACAAGCTTTCTCCATATCCTGAAGAAATGAACCGTCAGCTCACAGGCGTGCTGTCTGATCTGCATTTCTCGCCTACTTCTTTATCGGCTGGAAATTTGCGGAAGGAAAACAAGCCTGAATCGCGAATATATGTTACAGGCAATACAGTAACTGATGTATTTCAGTATACGGTTCGCCAGGATTACGAGCACCCTGTACTGGATTGGGCTCAGGGCAAACGCCTGATTCTTATGACAGCGCATCGCCGGGAATCTCAAGGGGAACCGCATCGTCAGATTTTTAATGCGGTTAAGCGAATTGCGGATGAGTTTGAGGATATCGCTATTGTTTATCCGGTTCATCCAAGTCCGGCAGTGAAGGAACCTGCATTTGAGATTTTAGGCAACCATCCGCGTATTAAGCTGATTGATCCGCTGGATGTCGTGGATCTGCACAATTTTTATCCACATACACATCTGATCCTTACGGATTCCGGTGGGCTTCAGGAAGAAGCACCTTCGTTCGGAGTACCTGTTCTGGTGCTGCGTGATACGACTGAAAGACCGGAAGGAATTGAAGCGGGCACCTTGGAACTGGTGGGTACGAGTGAAGAGAACGTGTACAATCGGACTAAGGCACTTTTGACAGATTCCGCGTTGTACGAATCTATGAGTCAGGCAGCGAATCCTTACGGCGATGGACAAGCATCAGTAAGAATTGTCAATGCGATTTTGCACCATTATGGTGTTCAAACTGAACGTCCTGAAGAATTTCACACAATGTTCACAAAAGGTGTTCGTCCGATATAA
- a CDS encoding ABC transporter substrate-binding protein, whose product MKKTALLVISLMVLLACTLAGCGNTKAQQSETKTIHIYQFKVEISEPLNKLKAEYEKTHPGIKLDIQSVGGGTDYGASLKAKFASGDQPDIFTNEGYQDRDTWLEYLEDLSDQPWVKDLDDFARKPMTVNGKIYGQPMNLEGFGFVYNKDLFKKAGITKLPQTIDELEEAAKRLKAAGIIPFANGYAEWWVLGNHFINIPFARQPNPESYVEDLNKGTARIPGNPVFDQWVKLLDLTIKYGNHNPLTTDYNTQVTLFSTGKAAMMHQGNWTQPQMDGINPNLNLGILPAPIDNDSSTGGRLAVGVASNWVVNKNSPVKQEAKEFLNWLVTSETGKHYITKEFKFVPAFKSITSSDETTGDLGAEISRHVREGKIWSWNFQRFPKGLNQDLSSSMQAYIAGVITKDEMLQQFQEAWDNLKYR is encoded by the coding sequence ATGAAAAAAACAGCGTTACTTGTCATCTCCTTGATGGTGCTGCTCGCATGTACACTTGCAGGTTGTGGAAATACGAAGGCTCAACAGAGTGAGACAAAAACGATACACATTTATCAATTCAAAGTAGAGATATCGGAACCGTTAAACAAGCTGAAGGCAGAATATGAAAAAACGCACCCTGGCATCAAGCTGGATATCCAATCTGTCGGTGGTGGTACGGACTACGGTGCTTCGTTGAAGGCTAAATTCGCATCAGGCGATCAGCCGGACATTTTTACAAATGAGGGCTACCAAGACCGCGATACGTGGTTGGAGTACTTGGAGGATTTGTCGGATCAGCCATGGGTGAAGGATCTGGACGATTTCGCTCGTAAGCCGATGACAGTTAACGGTAAGATTTATGGACAGCCTATGAATCTAGAAGGATTTGGATTTGTTTATAACAAGGATTTGTTTAAAAAAGCGGGCATAACCAAACTGCCTCAGACAATAGATGAACTGGAGGAAGCAGCCAAGCGACTGAAAGCGGCAGGGATTATACCTTTTGCTAACGGGTATGCGGAATGGTGGGTTCTGGGGAACCATTTTATCAATATCCCGTTTGCCAGACAGCCGAACCCGGAAAGTTATGTTGAGGATTTAAACAAAGGAACGGCTCGCATCCCCGGTAACCCCGTGTTCGATCAGTGGGTGAAGTTGCTTGATCTGACTATAAAATATGGGAACCACAATCCGCTCACGACGGATTATAATACACAAGTGACACTGTTTTCGACAGGTAAGGCTGCTATGATGCACCAGGGGAACTGGACGCAACCGCAAATGGATGGAATTAATCCTAACTTGAATTTGGGTATTCTGCCTGCGCCTATAGACAATGATTCCTCTACAGGAGGTAGACTCGCGGTGGGAGTGGCCTCGAACTGGGTGGTCAACAAAAATTCGCCTGTGAAGCAGGAGGCAAAAGAATTCCTCAATTGGTTGGTCACATCAGAAACAGGCAAACATTATATCACCAAGGAATTTAAGTTTGTTCCTGCCTTCAAAAGTATCACGTCCAGTGACGAGACGACAGGTGATCTAGGTGCAGAAATATCTCGGCATGTGAGGGAAGGCAAGATATGGAGTTGGAACTTTCAACGCTTCCCGAAAGGGCTAAATCAGGATTTAAGCAGTAGTATGCAAGCCTATATTGCAGGGGTTATCACGAAGGACGAAATGCTTCAGCAATTTCAGGAGGCATGGGACAATTTGAAGTATAGATAA
- a CDS encoding F0F1 ATP synthase subunit delta codes for MSRDTVVAKRYAKALFEVAEQEQTIMETEQELRAFVEAVSGDAEIRKFINSPNITETVKLQVLANSFEGKLSASLINTIKLLIQRSRADLFESLLAGYLDIQEYKLGLAHAKVYSTYALSDQEKTAVAEQFGAREHKTIRVENIVDPSLLGGLKVVIGDTLYDGSLAGKLDRLEKSFNRRV; via the coding sequence ATGAGCCGGGATACGGTAGTTGCCAAACGGTATGCGAAAGCTTTGTTTGAAGTGGCAGAGCAAGAACAGACCATTATGGAAACCGAGCAGGAGCTACGTGCTTTTGTAGAGGCTGTATCGGGGGATGCTGAAATCCGTAAATTCATTAATTCTCCTAACATTACGGAAACGGTCAAGCTTCAAGTTCTGGCTAACAGTTTTGAAGGCAAGCTGTCTGCTTCGCTAATTAACACGATCAAACTGTTGATTCAGCGTAGTAGAGCAGATTTGTTCGAATCTCTCCTTGCCGGATACCTCGATATTCAGGAATATAAGCTGGGGCTTGCTCATGCAAAGGTGTATTCGACTTATGCTTTAAGTGATCAGGAAAAAACAGCGGTAGCCGAGCAATTCGGAGCCCGTGAACATAAAACAATCCGTGTGGAAAATATAGTGGACCCGAGTCTGCTGGGCGGATTGAAAGTGGTTATCGGCGATACACTGTACGACGGCAGTCTGGCCGGCAAGCTGGATCGTCTCGAGAAATCCTTTAACAGACGAGTATAG